The Leclercia sp. S52 genome has a segment encoding these proteins:
- the bamE gene encoding outer membrane protein assembly factor BamE, whose protein sequence is MRCKTLTAAAAVLLMMTAGCSTLEKVVYRPDINQGNYLAPNDVSKIRVGMTQQQVAYALGTPMMSDPFGTNTWFYVFRQKPGHEDVSQQTLTLTFNSSGVLTNIDNKPALTKE, encoded by the coding sequence ATGCGCTGTAAAACGCTGACCGCTGCCGCAGCGGTTCTTCTGATGATGACCGCAGGCTGCTCCACTCTGGAAAAAGTGGTTTACCGCCCTGACATCAACCAGGGGAACTATCTCGCTCCTAACGATGTGTCTAAAATTCGTGTCGGTATGACGCAGCAGCAGGTTGCCTATGCCCTGGGCACGCCGATGATGTCCGACCCGTTCGGCACCAACACCTGGTTCTACGTGTTCCGCCAGAAGCCAGGCCATGAAGACGTGTCCCAGCAGACCCTGACGCTGACCTTCAACAGCAGCGGCGTGCTGACCAACATCGACAACAAACCTGCGCTCACCAAAGAGTAA
- a CDS encoding RnfH family protein, translated as MPANIVVEVAYALPEKQYLQRVTLEEGATVEEAIRASGLLTLRSDIDLTKNKVGIYSRPVKLADSVKDGDRVEIYRPLIADPKELRRQRAEKSAK; from the coding sequence GTGCCGGCTAACATCGTGGTGGAAGTGGCCTACGCGCTGCCGGAAAAGCAGTATCTGCAGCGCGTGACGCTGGAAGAGGGCGCCACCGTTGAAGAGGCGATCCGCGCTTCTGGCCTGCTGACGCTGCGCAGCGATATCGATCTGACAAAAAACAAAGTCGGGATTTACAGCCGTCCGGTCAAACTGGCGGATAGCGTAAAGGACGGCGACCGGGTTGAGATCTATCGCCCGCTGATTGCCGACCCGAAAGAGCTGCGTCGCCAGCGTGCGGAGAAGTCCGCTAAGTAA
- a CDS encoding type II toxin-antitoxin system RatA family toxin, with protein MPQISRTALVPYSVEQMYQLVNDVQSYPQFIPGCTGSRVLDSGPTQMTAAVDVSKAGISKTFTTRNTLTDNQSILMHLVDGPFKKLMGGWKFVPLSADACRIEFHLDFEFTNALIELAFGRVFKELAANMVQAFTVRAKEVYSAG; from the coding sequence ATGCCTCAGATTAGTCGTACTGCGCTTGTCCCCTACAGTGTGGAACAGATGTACCAGTTAGTGAATGACGTACAGTCATATCCGCAGTTTATCCCGGGATGTACCGGGAGCCGCGTGCTGGACTCAGGCCCGACGCAAATGACGGCGGCGGTGGATGTCTCCAAAGCCGGGATCAGCAAAACCTTCACCACCCGCAACACGCTGACCGATAACCAGAGCATTCTGATGCATCTGGTGGATGGCCCGTTCAAGAAATTGATGGGCGGATGGAAGTTTGTTCCGCTCAGCGCCGATGCCTGCCGGATCGAGTTTCATCTCGACTTTGAATTTACCAACGCCCTGATTGAGCTGGCGTTTGGTCGCGTGTTTAAAGAGCTGGCGGCGAATATGGTTCAGGCCTTTACGGTGCGCGCCAAAGAGGTTTACAGTGCCGGCTAA
- the smpB gene encoding SsrA-binding protein SmpB has translation MTKKKAHKPGSATIALNKRARHEYFIEEEFEAGLALQGWEVKSLRAGKANIGDSYVIFKDGEAFLFGANFQPLTVASSHYVCDPTRTRKLLLNKRELDSLFGRINREGYTVLALSLYWKNAWCKVKIGVAKGKKQHDKRNDAKDREWQVDKARIMKHAGR, from the coding sequence ATGACGAAGAAAAAAGCACATAAACCTGGCTCGGCAACCATTGCGCTCAACAAGCGTGCCCGCCACGAGTATTTCATTGAAGAAGAATTCGAAGCTGGCCTTGCGCTGCAGGGCTGGGAAGTTAAATCGCTGCGTGCGGGTAAAGCCAACATCGGTGATAGCTACGTGATCTTCAAAGACGGCGAAGCCTTTCTGTTTGGCGCGAACTTCCAGCCGCTGACGGTCGCCTCTTCTCACTACGTTTGCGATCCCACCCGCACCCGTAAGCTGCTGCTGAACAAACGCGAGCTGGACTCCCTCTTCGGGCGTATCAACCGCGAAGGTTATACCGTGCTCGCCCTGTCGCTGTACTGGAAGAACGCCTGGTGCAAAGTGAAAATCGGCGTGGCGAAAGGTAAGAAGCAGCACGACAAACGTAACGACGCCAAAGATCGCGAGTGGCAGGTCGATAAAGCGCGCATCATGAAGCACGCAGGCCGTTAA
- a CDS encoding recombinase family protein — protein sequence MASENDKNHRVRVAQYLRMSTDHQQYSLHNQSEYIKDYAEKNNMEIAYTYDDAGKSGVSIVGRHSLQQLLNDVEQKKIDIQAVLFYDVSRFGRFQNSDEAAYYSFLFERNGVDLIYCSEPIPTKDFPLESSVILNIKRSSAAYHSRNLSEKVFIGQVNLIKLGYHQGGMAGYGLRRLLVDENGIAKEILSFRKRKSIQTDRVILIPGPKNEIKIVNRIYDLFIDNNVPEFIIAERLNEQNIPAENGTLWTRAKIHQILTNEKYIGNNIYNKTSSKLKSRLVKNPKHEWVRCDKAYKPIISKKKYNKAQEIIQLRSIHLTNEDLLEKLKQKLESNGKLSGFIIDEDDTGPSSSVYRTRFGGLLRAYTLIGYKPEHDYSYLKINEALRSFYSEIIEDFKGEILKSNCHIDEYKYAPMLYINDEFLISVLVTKCIHMKSGKLRWKVRFDNSQKADITIVIRMNSQNISPLDFYIIPKIENEYSKMCMTETNNIRLDLYRFDNLDKLLQIITRMKVRELYAA from the coding sequence ATGGCTAGCGAAAATGACAAAAATCATAGAGTTAGGGTCGCACAGTACTTGAGGATGTCTACCGACCATCAGCAATATTCTTTACATAATCAGTCCGAATATATCAAAGATTATGCTGAAAAGAACAATATGGAAATCGCTTATACCTACGATGATGCAGGTAAGAGCGGAGTCAGTATCGTAGGCAGGCATTCTTTGCAGCAGTTACTTAACGATGTAGAACAAAAGAAAATAGATATACAGGCTGTATTATTTTATGATGTGAGCCGTTTTGGTCGTTTTCAAAATAGTGATGAAGCTGCATATTATTCCTTTCTATTTGAGAGAAATGGTGTAGATCTTATATATTGTTCCGAACCTATACCCACTAAAGATTTCCCTTTAGAGTCCTCTGTTATACTCAATATAAAAAGATCTAGTGCTGCATATCACAGCAGAAATTTATCTGAAAAGGTATTTATAGGGCAAGTAAATTTAATAAAGCTTGGTTATCATCAAGGCGGTATGGCTGGTTATGGACTGAGACGTCTTTTAGTAGACGAAAATGGCATAGCTAAAGAAATATTGAGTTTCCGCAAAAGAAAGAGCATTCAAACAGATAGGGTAATATTAATTCCGGGACCAAAAAATGAAATAAAAATTGTAAATAGAATCTATGATCTCTTTATAGATAATAACGTTCCAGAATTTATTATTGCTGAGAGATTAAATGAACAGAACATTCCTGCAGAAAATGGAACATTATGGACTCGTGCAAAAATACATCAAATTTTGACAAATGAAAAATATATTGGAAACAACATATATAACAAAACCTCATCCAAACTAAAAAGTAGGCTTGTAAAAAACCCCAAACATGAATGGGTTAGATGTGACAAGGCATATAAACCTATTATTTCAAAGAAAAAATATAATAAAGCTCAAGAAATAATTCAGCTCCGATCCATTCATTTGACTAATGAAGATCTATTAGAAAAACTAAAACAAAAATTAGAATCTAATGGAAAACTATCAGGCTTTATCATTGATGAAGATGATACAGGCCCTTCATCTTCTGTTTATAGAACGCGATTTGGTGGTCTTTTAAGAGCATATACTTTGATTGGTTATAAGCCAGAACATGATTACAGCTATCTCAAAATAAATGAAGCACTAAGATCATTTTACTCAGAGATAATTGAGGATTTTAAAGGTGAAATTTTAAAAAGTAACTGTCATATAGACGAGTATAAATATGCCCCAATGCTTTACATCAATGATGAGTTTTTAATTTCCGTCCTTGTTACTAAATGCATACATATGAAATCAGGTAAACTTAGATGGAAAGTCCGGTTTGATAACTCACAGAAAGCAGACATAACAATTGTTATACGAATGAATTCACAAAATATTTCACCTCTTGATTTTTATATCATACCAAAGATTGAAAACGAATATAGTAAAATGTGCATGACGGAAACAAACAACATTCGATTAGATCTCTATAGATTTGATAATCTTGATAAACTTCTACAAATTATTACTCGCATGAAAGTGAGGGAACTATATGCTGCCTGA
- a CDS encoding ParB/RepB/Spo0J family partition protein: MLPEKNEFPIIQIEIAKIKFLNPRTRNKVVHEEIKESIKKRGLSKPISVRAIDEDDFKYALICGQGRIEALVALGETIIPAIVRDVSEEDAYVMSLVENIARRRPRSNELLQVIKDMKIRGLLDSEISEITGYSSNWVSSINMLLDKGEHKLLSAVERGNLPLYLAVQFARCETEEAQDILTEAYDKKLIKSRDIIKIKHILNQRTVGNKGAKAAGFYYHKPSKRMTAEELIELYENSIAEHKSVYKNSKFIKTNLLIVNEIFNIIMMNKSFQHILEQENLSELPSQILNPVNKEVSK, encoded by the coding sequence ATGCTGCCTGAAAAAAATGAATTCCCAATAATTCAAATTGAGATTGCAAAAATAAAATTTCTTAACCCACGAACAAGAAATAAAGTAGTGCATGAAGAAATAAAGGAAAGCATAAAAAAAAGAGGATTAAGCAAACCTATAAGCGTAAGAGCTATTGATGAAGACGATTTCAAATATGCTTTAATTTGTGGTCAAGGGAGAATAGAGGCTCTCGTTGCATTAGGTGAAACTATTATTCCAGCAATTGTAAGAGATGTATCAGAAGAAGATGCTTACGTTATGAGTTTAGTTGAAAACATTGCAAGGAGAAGACCACGTTCTAATGAGTTATTACAGGTGATTAAAGACATGAAAATCAGAGGACTTTTAGACTCCGAAATAAGTGAGATTACTGGATATTCATCGAACTGGGTGAGCAGTATTAATATGCTACTTGATAAGGGAGAGCATAAACTTCTCTCAGCAGTCGAACGGGGTAATTTGCCTCTATATCTCGCAGTGCAATTTGCAAGATGTGAAACTGAGGAAGCACAAGATATTCTTACCGAAGCATATGATAAAAAATTAATAAAAAGTCGGGACATTATAAAGATAAAACACATTCTAAATCAAAGAACAGTTGGGAATAAAGGTGCAAAAGCAGCCGGATTTTATTATCACAAACCATCAAAAAGGATGACTGCAGAGGAGTTGATTGAGCTTTATGAAAATAGTATCGCTGAACATAAATCTGTTTATAAAAACTCAAAATTCATAAAAACCAATCTACTAATAGTAAATGAGATTTTTAACATCATAATGATGAATAAAAGCTTTCAACATATACTTGAACAAGAGAATCTTTCAGAACTACCATCTCAGATATTAAACCCAGTAAACAAAGAGGTATCAAAATGA
- a CDS encoding plasmid partitioning protein RepB C-terminal domain-containing protein translates to MIQIRFGDNFIYLETNKLIPSKELLENVKRSHKYYQIVTSIESLGIIEPIIVFYDKDKDVTKILDGHLRVEALKDLGIEKAPCILSSIDDAFTPNKQVNHINVVEEHRMIIKSLAKVSIEKLSAALGISVDAIKDKANVMNGIDPSVIAKLSDKPIPKATFDVLRKMKPIRQIEAVGTMINFDNYSKKFAMSILDATPASMIVNKGKNTPYKKDIKKTILRLEQEMATTSEETKKLQTEYGSDMLKFVIIQSYINKLLGNSKVLHWFLENEVDYLNELKRISRINSLDDKTLIENSKS, encoded by the coding sequence ATGATTCAGATACGTTTTGGCGATAATTTTATTTACCTGGAAACTAATAAGTTAATTCCATCTAAGGAATTATTAGAAAACGTAAAGCGAAGCCATAAATATTATCAAATAGTTACCTCTATCGAAAGCTTAGGTATTATTGAACCAATAATAGTGTTCTATGACAAAGATAAAGATGTCACTAAGATACTTGATGGCCATTTGAGGGTTGAGGCTTTAAAAGACTTAGGTATAGAAAAAGCTCCATGTATACTTTCGAGCATAGATGATGCTTTCACTCCTAACAAACAAGTGAATCATATAAATGTAGTAGAAGAACATAGAATGATAATTAAGTCTCTGGCAAAAGTATCAATTGAAAAACTTAGTGCTGCTTTGGGCATATCTGTTGATGCCATAAAAGATAAAGCTAATGTGATGAACGGCATAGATCCAAGTGTAATTGCGAAACTTTCTGATAAACCTATACCTAAGGCTACATTTGACGTTTTGAGGAAAATGAAGCCAATTCGCCAAATTGAAGCAGTCGGTACAATGATTAATTTTGATAATTATAGTAAAAAATTTGCAATGAGCATCTTGGATGCAACACCGGCATCGATGATAGTAAATAAAGGGAAAAACACTCCCTATAAAAAGGACATAAAAAAAACCATACTTCGTCTGGAACAAGAAATGGCAACAACTTCGGAAGAAACGAAAAAGCTTCAAACCGAGTATGGTTCAGATATGTTGAAATTCGTTATAATCCAGTCATATATTAATAAATTACTTGGCAACTCTAAAGTTCTTCATTGGTTCTTAGAAAACGAGGTTGATTATCTTAATGAGTTAAAAAGAATTTCTAGAATAAATTCTTTGGACGATAAGACTCTTATTGAAAACAGCAAGTCATAG
- the lpxP gene encoding kdo(2)-lipid IV(A) palmitoleoyltransferase, which produces MAQTFTHNLLHPRHWLTWSGLGLLWLLVQLPYPVLHTLGSGLGTISRPFLKRREGIAIRNIELCFPEMTPFARSQMVNKNFASLGLGLMETGMAWFWSDARVKKWFDVEGLENLTGATRGVMVVGIHFMSLELCGRVMGLCHPMMATYRPHNDPLMEWVQTKGRMRSNKAMINRRNLSGFVHALKAGEAVWFAPDQDYGSKGSVFAPFFSVKKAATTNGTYALSKLAGAHLITLSMIRRSDKKGYHMYISNPLSGYPGEDKVAAAAYMNKIIEREILRAPEQYLWMHRRFKTRPEGEVSLYK; this is translated from the coding sequence ATGGCACAGACTTTTACTCATAATTTACTTCATCCTCGCCACTGGCTTACCTGGTCTGGTTTGGGTCTGCTGTGGCTTCTCGTTCAACTTCCTTACCCGGTTTTACATACTCTGGGCTCTGGCCTTGGAACAATATCCAGACCCTTTCTGAAACGCCGGGAAGGGATTGCGATTAGAAATATCGAACTGTGCTTTCCCGAGATGACACCGTTTGCCCGGAGCCAGATGGTCAATAAAAACTTTGCTTCTCTCGGGCTGGGACTGATGGAAACAGGAATGGCCTGGTTCTGGAGCGATGCGAGAGTCAAAAAATGGTTTGATGTCGAAGGGCTTGAAAACCTGACCGGTGCGACAAGAGGAGTAATGGTTGTCGGGATTCATTTTATGTCCCTTGAGTTGTGTGGAAGAGTAATGGGGTTATGCCATCCTATGATGGCAACGTATCGCCCACACAATGATCCATTAATGGAATGGGTACAGACAAAAGGGCGTATGCGTTCAAATAAGGCTATGATTAATCGACGTAATTTATCAGGTTTTGTTCATGCGCTAAAAGCAGGTGAAGCCGTTTGGTTTGCACCAGACCAGGATTATGGGTCTAAAGGAAGCGTTTTTGCACCTTTTTTCTCGGTAAAAAAAGCAGCCACGACGAACGGAACGTATGCTCTGTCAAAACTCGCTGGTGCACACTTGATCACACTTAGCATGATTCGACGTAGCGATAAAAAAGGTTATCACATGTATATCAGCAATCCGTTGTCAGGCTATCCAGGGGAAGACAAGGTCGCCGCAGCGGCTTATATGAACAAGATCATCGAGCGTGAAATTCTCCGTGCTCCTGAGCAATACCTGTGGATGCATCGCAGGTTCAAAACGCGTCCTGAAGGCGAAGTCTCTTTATACAAATGA
- a CDS encoding YnfU family zinc-binding protein has translation MVMSVINYAMKFFSSASTATAACPVCGLKSVQPLSKIRLNQTMLCPGCKALFISRR, from the coding sequence ATGGTTATGTCTGTTATCAATTACGCAATGAAATTCTTCAGCAGTGCGTCTACTGCCACAGCTGCCTGTCCTGTTTGTGGCTTAAAATCAGTACAACCGTTGTCAAAAATCCGGCTCAACCAGACCATGCTTTGCCCCGGATGTAAGGCTCTGTTTATCTCCCGACGCTAG